In Trichoderma atroviride chromosome 2, complete sequence, one DNA window encodes the following:
- a CDS encoding uncharacterized protein (EggNog:ENOG41~BUSCO:EOG092D3R6J), whose translation MAAEQRKLLEQLMGASASSRAQQLSLNDPKVCRSYIAGTCPHDLFTNTKQDLGQCPKVHAEALKTEYEGLSEREKHKYGFEYDYMRDLQKYIDECNRRIDAAQRRLEKTPDEIRQTNALLKTISDLTSSINSGLLEVEILGSLGEVSRAQDELFRVRQAAQQKAEREKELKALSDTSGPSGHQKLQVCDVCGAYLSRLDNDRRLADHFYGKMHLGYAQMRKTYDAFPKEMKGRSRPAMDDDGPGGPRGPRGPGGYRSGRGGRGYRGGW comes from the exons atggccgccgAACAACGCAAGCTGCTCGAGCAGCTCATGGGCGCGTCCGCCTCGTCGCGCGCCCAGCAGCTCTCGCTCAACGACCCCAAAGTCTGCCGGTCCTACATCGCCGGCACGTGTCCGCATGACCTCTTCACCAACACCAAGCAGGACCTCGGGCAATGCCCCAAGGTGCATGCCGAGGCCCTCAAGACCGAGTACGAGGGGCTGTCGGAGCGGGAGAAGCACAAGTACGGCTTCGAGTACGACTACATGCGCGACCTGCAAAAGTACATCGACGAGTGCAATCGCAGGATAGATGCGGCGCAGAGACGCCTGGAGAAGACGCCTGACGAGATTCGGCAGACTAATGCTCTG CTCAAAACCATATCCGACCTCACATCCTCCATCAACAGCGGCCTCCTCGAAGTCGAAATCCTCGGCTCCCTCGGCGAAGTCTCCCGCGCCCAAGACGAGCTCTTCCGCGTCCGCCAGGCCGCCCAGCAAAAAGCCGAGCGCgagaaggagctcaaggccctCTCAGACACCTCTGGCCCCTCAGGCcaccagaagctgcaggtcTGCGACGTCTGCGGCGCCTATCTCAGCAGACTGGACAATGACCGCCGGCTGGCAGACCACTTTTACGGAAAGATGCACCTGGGGTATGCGCAGATGCGTAAGACGTACGATGCGTTCCCCAAGGAGATGAAGGGCCGGTCACGGCCGGCCATGGACGATGATGGGCCCGGCGGTCCTAGGGGGCCTAGAGGGCCTGGAGGATACAGAAgcgggagaggaggaagagggtaTCGCGGAGGGTGGTGA
- a CDS encoding uncharacterized protein (EggNog:ENOG41~SECRETED:SignalP(1-34)): MLHKADIVVTFFPRGTLSLISLLQFGLTAQTGQAIVYAQDGYPKGGYLNAVRGIYATKIVTSEEDLKNAVIEKMEKLLAERNAS, encoded by the coding sequence ATGCTGCACAAGGCAGATATCGTGGTTACCTTCTTTCCCCGAGGCACTCTGTCGCTAATAAGCCTTTTACAGTTTGGTTTGACTGCTCAAACTGGGCAGGCTATTGTGTATGCTCAGGATGGATACCCCAAGGGGGGTTACTTGAATGCGGTTCGTGGGATATATGCGACCAAGATTGTGACTTCTGAAGAAGATCTAAAGAATGCTGTGatagagaagatggagaagcttcTTGCTGAGCGAAATGCCTCTTAG
- a CDS encoding uncharacterized protein (TransMembrane:1 (o119-142i)), translating into MESLPWFMRVYLHTLSARISASSPNTNSSADLIKEIYYRPALDRARGTQLELLLSIPPRCTVFLTYDFERSILRYTEYPPDANRGFDVAAAVITTLEPKAMNIRTTSLLLYLPTPDFSMPYNVIIFTSTTVALAFGGIYNIIVRRMVGANEVPRTAMKDKVLAFIQKLKKKKSAVVAAAAAGGKASIEPVSGTSEAK; encoded by the coding sequence ATGGAGTCCCTCCCCTGGTTTATGCGCGTCTACCTACATACTCTTTCTGCTCGCATCTCAGCCTCATCGCCCAACACGAATTCCTCCGCTGATCTAATCAAGGAGATTTACTACCGCCCTGCCCTGGATCGCGCTCGTGGCACGCAGCTTGAACTCCTCCTCAGCATTCCTCCTCGCTGCACCGTCTTCCTCACCTACGACTTTGAACGATCTATTCTCCGATACACAGAGTACCCCCCCGATGCTAACCGTGGCTTCGATGTCGCCGCTGCGGTCATCACCACCCTGGAGCCCAAAGCCATGAACATCCGCACCACGAGTCTGCTGCTCTATCTGCCTACTCCTGATTTTAGCATGCCGTACAatgtcatcatcttcacgTCGACTACTGTTGCGCTTGCGTTTGGGGGCATATACAACATCATTGTCAGGCGCATGGTCGGCGCGAATGAGGTGCCCCGCACGGCGATGAAGGATAAGGTGCTGGCTTTTATTCAGAaactgaagaagaagaagtcagCGGTGgtagcggcggcggcggcgggtgGAAAGGCCAGTATAGAGCCTGTTTCTGGGACATCAGAAGCGAAGTGA
- a CDS encoding uncharacterized protein (SECRETED:SignalP(1-19)) has product MRSLLSFLPLLIPSALVSATEYHEQLNLRPLPLSALLASFNFRANTSIADFEAQNFRLFPRSLGQILQYAGTRELHLRFTLGRWDAESWGTRPWDGTREGGTGVELWAWLDAETDEEADEKWLTLTNALSGLFCASLNFIDGTRTIRPVVSFQPEGDHPNTTLANTRLLHGVLPHEVVCTENLTPFLKMLPCKGKAGIASLLDGHKLFDASFQSMAIDVRPICPSEGECVLQLEQTVDMVLDVDRSKRPHDNPIPRPPPGHDLICDTTKPYHKPDDACYPIDHLRGQDWTLSQIFGRTMKGTCPLTDAEVPPRLCSPSVNSGLVRFTRRP; this is encoded by the exons ATGCGCTCTCTGTTATCGTTTCTCCCGCTGCTCATCCCCAGCGCGCTGGTATCCGCGACCGAGTACCATGAGCAGCTGAATCTACGGCCGCTGCCTCTATCGGCGCTCCTCGCGAGCTTCAACTTCCGAGCCAACACCTCCATCGCAGACTTTGAGGCGCAGAACTTCCGTCTCTTCCCGAGATCACTAGGCCAGATCCTCCAATATGCAGGCACACGAGAGCTTCACTTGCGGTTCACGCTGGGCAGATGGGATGCAGAGAGCTGGGGAACTCGACCGTGGGACGGCACAAGAGAGGGCGGCACCGGGGTGGAATTGTGGGCGTGGCTGGATGCCGAGACGGACGAGGAGGCCGACGAGAAGTGGCTGACCCTGACCAATGCGCTTTCTGGCCTGTTCTGCGCCAGTCTCAACTTCATTGACGGGACGAGGACGATCCGGCCTGTGGTGTCGTTCCAGCCCGAGGGAGACCATCCCAACACGACGCTGGCGAATACGAGACTGCTGCATGGTGTGTTGCCGCATGAAGTGGTTTGCACGGAGAACTTGACGCCGTttttgaagatgctgccgtgcaagggcaaggctgGAATTGCGAGCCTGTTGGATGGACATAAGCTCTTTGATGCGTCGTTCCAGAGCATGGCCATCGATGTGCGGCCCATCTGCCCGTCTGAGGGCGAGTGCGTGCTCCAATTGGAACAGACGGTTGACATGGTATTGGACGTTGATCGATCCAAGCGACCTCACG ATAACCCCATTCCACGACCACCTCCCGGCCACGACTTGATCTGCGATACCACGAAGCCGTACCATAAACCAGACGATGCTTGTTACCCGATTGACCATCTCCGTGGCCAAGACTGGACATTATCTCAGATCTTTGGACGAACGATGAAGGGAACATGTCCCCTAACCGACGCTGAAGTCCCCCCCCGTCTGTGTTCACCTTCCGTCAACTCGGGACTTGTTCGCTTCACAAGGCGCCCATGA
- a CDS encoding uncharacterized protein (MEROPS:MER0026494), with the protein MPSLTVDPAAAVLPTLEVPDCQQSQPELLHSLKHSSSVLALAVSPQHDSIYAGTQDGEIVVWSLSTFHQVQQVQAHKRSVMSLSLSPDGSYLFSSACDPIINVWCPRTLRRLYEIYGNHDVGDIFSTAYSPQYDTLYIGAQNMTIQWVSLSDPSTKVTPESQRHPDRRSHRFFDSKAIGGTSTPRRSEDKWSLIPRANNVLEIDSGAIRKFAHYGYIYCMLIAKGPTVEVGPEDDVLISGGGDGTIKLWSLGAQGRTDPDDPERAGIKEIMSLGADDAESVLSLALDGSFLYAGKLDGIVELWDLDTAQRLRVIKAQNQDIMSLQMGWGYLWTTSADGWANKFSTAHYGKYQHVSRTVAQKYQCLSQWKAHNGKEKSKILSSACATYKNEQYYITGANDNDICVWNIKDEADPKSENMSQTEDDVILSALSEFVSYKTVSSRPEFAEDCRKGATYLGALFKRMGGYVEMLSTGESHNPVVLAKFSGKKESVDRRKRILFYGHYDVVSADNEKSNWTTDPFTVHGTNGFLYGRGISDNKGPILAALFAVTDLMQAQKLENDVIFLIEGEEEFGSRGFEQVIKRNKEHIGPVDYILLANSYWLDDEVPCLTYGLRGVLHATVCVDSARPDAHSGVDGSYMHDEPLSDLTAVLSRLKGRGNRVLIPGFYDGIPPVTPEEEARYDDIASILVRRSAEAISEGEIKKSLLATWREPNLTIHRYNVSGPEGSLVSSHANSHISMRLVPGQEVDAMATALTSFLQREFDSLDSENRISIRIDNMSEPWLGDPTNDIFRILCDAIVEAWPDCFEPRQDAANFKRPNPGELSTNGKALALESPELPTSKPKKPLYIREGGSIPAIRFLEKEFGAPAAHLPCGRASDSAHLANERMSLINLVKAREIFGKVFARL; encoded by the exons ATGCCTTCGCTCACGGTCGACCCGGCTGCGGCCGTTCTGCCGACTCTCGAAGTGCCCGACTGCCAACAATCCCAGCCCGAACTGCTTCACAGCCtcaagcacagcagcagcgtcctcgccctcgcaGTCAGTCCGCAGCACGACTCCATCTATGCCGGCACGCAAGATGGCGAGATTGTCGTCTGGTCTCTCTCGACCTTCCACCAGGTCCAGCAGGTCCAGGCGCACAAGAGGAGCGTCATGTCGCTCTCACTCTCTCCCGACGGCTCGTACCTCTTCTCGAGTGCCTGCGATCCCATCATCAACGTGTGGTGCCCTCGAACGCTTCGACGCCTGTACGAAATCTACGGCAACCACGATGTCGGCGACATCTTTTCCACCGCGTACAGCCCGCAGTACGATACGCTATACATTGGCGCGCAGAATATGACGATCCAATGGGTCAGCCTGAGCGACCCAAGCACAAAAGTGACGCCCGAATCGCAGCGACATCCCGATCGACGAAGCCATCGGTTTTTCGACTCCAAAGCGATTGGCGGAACGAGCACTCCACGACGTAGCGAGGACAAGTGGAGTTTGATCCCCCGAGCCAACAATGTCTTGGAAATCGACAGTGGTGCAATTCGCAAGTTTGCCCACTACGGCTACATATACTGCATGCTGATTGCAAAGGGACCTACCGTGGAAGTTGGTCCAGAGGACGATGTGCTGATTTCaggaggcggtgatggcacAATCAAGCTTTGGAGTCTTGGAGCACAAGGTAGAACTGATCCGGATGACCCCGAGCGGGCCGGCATCAAGGAAATCATGTCCCTTGGTGCAGATGACGCGGAGTCTGTGCTGTCACTGGCATTAGATGGATCCTTTCTGTACGCCGGAAAGCTTGATGGCATTGTCGAGCTCTGGGACTTGGACACAGCCCAGAGGCTGAGAGTCATCAAGGCGCAGAATCAAGACATCATGTCGCTTCAGATGGGCTGGGGCTATCTCTGGACTACTTCTGCTGACGGATGGGCTAAT AAATTTAGTACGGCGCATTATGGAAAATACCAGCACGTCTCAAGAACTGTCGCCCAAAAATATCAATGCCTCAGCCAGTGGAAAGCGCATAatggcaaagaaaagagcaaaatcCTATCATCCGCCTGCGCAACTTACAAAAACGAACAATATTACATCACGGGGGCTAATGACAACGACATCTGCGTATGGAATATCAAGGATGAGGCAGACCCGAAATCGGAGAACATGAGCCAGACTGAGGACGATGTCATCCTCTCTGCCCTGAGTGAATTCGTTTCTTACAAAACCGTGTCATCCAGACCCGAATTTGCGGAAGACTGCCGCAAGGGGGCCACCTATCTCGGCGCTCTGTTCAAGCGCATGGGCGGATATGTTGAGATGCTGAGTACAGGCGAATCGCACAACCCTGTGGTGTTGGCAAAATTCTCTGGGAAGAAGGAATCAGTTGATAGGCGAAAACGGATTCTGTTCTACGGGCACTACGACGTGGTATCGGCTGACAATGAGAAGAGCAACTGGACCACCGACCCGTTCACTGTTCACGGAACCAATGGTTTCCTCTATGGACGAGGTATCAGCGATAACAAGGGGCCCATACTGGCTGCACTGTTCGCTGTCACAGACTTGATGCAGGCGCAAAAGCTGGAGAACGATGTCATTTTCTTgattgaaggagaagaggaattTGGATCCAGAGGGTTTGAACAAGTGATTAAGAGAAACAAGGAGCACATTGGTCCAGTAGACTACATCCTGCTGGCCAACAGTTACTGGCTGGATGATGAAGTTCCGTGTCTGACTTACGGGCTGCGAGGCGTCCTCCACGCCACTGTGTGTGTCGACTCGGCGCGTCCTGATGCACATTCTGGCGTTGACGGTTCCTACATGCATGACGAGCCTCTTTCAGATCTCACGGCAGTCTTGTCAAGACTAAAGGGGCGCGGCAATCGAGTCCTCATCCCAGGCTTCTACGACGGCATCCCACCAGTAacgccagaagaagaggctcgCTACGATGATATCGCCTCTATCCTAGTGCGCCGCAGTGCCGAAGCCATCTCTGAAGGAGAGATCAAGAAGTCGCTTCTGGCCACATGGCGAGAGCCAAACCTGACGATTCATCGATACAACGTGTCGGGACCAGAGGGTAGCTTGGTGAGCAGCCATGCCAACTCACACATCAGCATGCGATTGGTACCAGGGCAGGAAGTGGACGCGATGGCGACGGCCCTGACAAGCTTCCTGCAACGCGAATTTGACAGTCTCGACTCTGAGAACAGAATCAGCATCCGTATTGACAACATGTCTGAACCGTGGCTGGGCGATCCGACCAACGACATCTTCCGCATTCTCTGCGACGCCATTGTGGAGGCTTGGCCCGACTGCTTCGAGCCCCGACAGGACGCCGCCAATTTTAAGCGACCAAATCCAGGTGAATTGAGCACAAACGGCAAGGCCCTTGCGCTGGAGTCGCCCGAGCTGCCGACGAGCAAGCCTAAGAAGCCGCTCTACATCCGCGAAGGCGGCTCTATCCCAGCCATTCGCTTTTTGGAGAAGGAGTTTGGAGCGCCGGCTGCCCACTTGCCTTGCGGGCGGGCCAGCGACTCTGCGCATCTGGCTAATGAGAGGATGAGCCTCATCAACCTGGTCAAGGCGAGGGAGATTTTTGGCAAGGTATTTGCACGGCTGTGA
- a CDS encoding uncharacterized protein (EggNog:ENOG41): MDDQFGGRTDDDLFYDDFEPVDSEAVLITEEPYIAPYTQPAPAAEPAPEPAPTPDPAPVQAPTPAAAPSQQSQTPPSSKPSPAPAPAAGRGKKANKGLSSSRFAEAPSSKPSPAPVEAPTQAPKQRPKQTPKQAPKQAPKQAPKPAPQESPQQDPQQDPQQGPKKGPKKSPQRGPQKPPQKGPANGPAPAPEQAPSPEAPAEAVAEASTQAQSQSPPPNASTSSKERPQRISPPQNTAVSADVRAKSGSNPRQKLTDNELAAKMEKMKLLSAEKARKFEMAEQDEKQHAEAYARGMEEARKRRAEEAERRKRGEEDRRKLEDERAKNRERKLKAMNIKDGSWDEGKEALAEEEARRGFRGANGGIRGTKSRGLGGSRFAQGEEVRGEDAWGEEAPDVDRFLDDRYRGRGRGGRGRGGNGRGRGRGRGGYDGPVNDFRPAEPEVPAVDKFNKAAPVVDDFPALPVGKNSDNSGNTKTDTEQNSSAEPKPTMAQAAKLAMAPAPPASTAY, translated from the coding sequence ATGGACGACCAGTTTGGAGGCCGGACGGACGACGATCTGTTCTACGACGACTTCGAGCCCGTCGACTCTGAGGCCGTCTTGATCACCGAAGAGCCGTACATCGCGCCTTACACGCAGCCCGCGCCAGCTGCCGAACCAGCTCCAGAGCCGGCTCCTACACCAGATCCAGCTCCTGTCCAGGCTCCAACTCCCGCTGCTGCACCATCCCAGCAGAGTCAAACTCCTCCATCCTCCAAGCCGTCGCCAGCTCCCGCGCCCGCTGCGGGCAGAGGcaaaaaggccaacaaggGTCTTTCATCTTCTAGGTTCGCCGAAGCACCCTCTTCAAAGCCGTCTCCTGCGCCAGTCGAAGCTCCTACACAAGCACCGAAGCAAAGGCCGAAGCAGACGCCGAAGCAAGCGCCAAAGCAAGCGCCAAAGCAAGCGCCAAAGCCAGCGCCGCAAGAGAGTCCTCAGCAAGATCCCCAGCAAGATCCTCAGCAAGGTCCCAAGAAAGGTCCCAAGAAAAGTCCCCAGAGAGGCCCTCAGAAACCTCCCCAGAAAGGTCCTGCAAATGGTCCTGCACCAGCTCCCGAACAGGCTCCCTCACCCGAAGCTCCGGCCGAAGCTGTAGCTGAGGCTTCCACTCAGGCCCAGTCACAGTCGCCTCCTCCCAATGCAAGCACTTCCTCCAAGGAGAGACCGCAGCGAATATCGCCGCCGCAAAACACTGCCGTCAGCGCCGACGTACGTGCCAAGTCTGGCTCTAACCCGCGCCAAAAACTTACCGACAATGAGCTGGCtgccaagatggagaagatgaagctgctgtcAGCAGAGAAGGCGCGCAAGTTTGAGATGGCAGAACAAGACGAGAAGCAACACGCTGAGGCATACGCGCGAGGAATGGAAGAGGCGcgcaagagaagagctgAGGAGGCAGAGAGGAGGAAACGCGGTGAAGAAGACAGACGCAAATTGGAAGACGAGCGGGCTAAGAATCGAGAGAGGAAACTCAAGGCTATGAACATTAAGGATGGCAGCTGGGACGAAGGGAAAGAGGCCttggctgaggaggaggctagAAGAGGATTCCGCGGCGCCAATGGTGGCATCAGGGGAACTAAGAGTCGAGGCCTAGGTGGAAGCCGATTTGCTCAGGGCGAGGAAGTTCGGGGCGAGGATGCTTGGGGCGAAGAAGCTCCGGATGTCGACCGCTTCCTGGATGACCGCTACCGTGGCCGTGGACGGGGAGGCCGTGGGAGAGGCGGCAATGGCCGAGGCAGGGGTCGTGGCCGAGGCGGTTATGATGGACCAGTCAACGACTTTCGTCCAGCGGAACCAGAAGTCCCCGCTGTGGACAAATTTAACAAAGCAGCCCCTGTTGTTGACGATTTTCCTGCCCTTCCTGTTGGAAAGAACAGCGACAACAGTGGCAACACAAAAACGGACACAGAACAGAACAGCAGTGCAGAGCCAAAACCCACCATGGCACAGGCGGCGAAGTTGGCGATGGCCCCTGCTCCCCCCGCCTCTACCGCCTATTGA
- a CDS encoding uncharacterized protein (EggNog:ENOG41), whose amino-acid sequence MQKAASSDTTPERFMMAWELKAIAAGRKPLPTARRKRKLDEVESSESGDNPDSSTLEQDGQSAKCVGGSHSEDDKKNTTASHVAKKTKLSNAKAPRRQWSQDEIRSVVTMRRNQNSWEQIHQRFPTRTIVGIRQIFWKYNASLHLPLG is encoded by the exons ATGCAGAAGGCGGCGTCCTCCGACACTACGCCTGAGAGGTTTATGATGGCTTGGGAATTGAAGGCTATCGCCGCTGGAAGAAAACCGCTACCTACTGCGAGACGGAAGCGAAAATTAGATGAGGTGGAGAGCTCCGAGTCTGGCGATAACCCGGACAGCTCAACCTTGGAGCAAGATGGCCAGAGTGCTAAGTGTGTCGGTGGCTCTCATAGCGAAGACGATAAAAAGAATACGACGGCCAGCCATGTT GCtaagaaaacaaaattgAGCAACGCCAAAGCCCCAAGGAGGCAATGGAGTCAAGATGAGATCCGCTCTGTGGTTACCATGCGCAGAAATCAAAACTCTTGGGAACAGATACAT CAGCGGTTTCCAACTCGAACAATCGTAGGCATTCGACAAATATTCTGGAAATACAACGCGAGTCTACACCTTCCCTTGGGCTAA
- a CDS encoding uncharacterized protein (EggNog:ENOG41), giving the protein MASEKSKERLNEELNKEVTTIPNAATVSPMSTAARIGQINNQLPPKQPRMVKLQGRENRKAWLDALTVRATDLRFWNVITGKEVKPKDATKLPNWKQKNLGAMELLLNSLSQEMHVKLKQLNLSTTTSEDLMEQILGITFNETEIERFKLVEDFIWRFNPTDRDSFPSTEAFLTQLVEEWTKIKAKCPDAPDEWLNMVASTGIESLHKPVDELLVFWVMSD; this is encoded by the coding sequence ATGGCATCTGAAAAGTCCAAGGAAAGATTGAACGAGGAATTGAACAAAGAAGTCACCACTATACCAAATGCGGCCACCGTCTCTCCGATGTCGACTGCAGCCCGGATTGGCCAAATAAACAATCAACTGCCACCCAAGCAGCCCCGAATGGTGAAGCTTCAAGGCCGTGAGAATAGGAAAGCTTGGCTTGACGCCTTGACCGTGAGGGCAACTGATCTCAGATTTTGGAACGTTATTACTGGCAAAGAGGTGAAACCGAAGGACGCAACTAAGCTTCCAAattggaagcagaagaacTTAGGTGCGATGGAGCTCCTTTTGAACTCCCTCTCGCAGGAGATGCATGTCAAGCTCAAACAGTTGAATCTAAGTACTACGACTTCAGAGGACCTCATGGAACAGATACTTGGCATTACATTCAATGAAACCGAAATAGAACGCTTCAAGCTAGTAGAAGACTTTATTTGGCGGTTCAATCCGACTGACAGAGACTCGTTTCCTTCCACTGAGGCCTTTCTTACCCAATTAGTGGAAGAATGGACCAAGATAAAGGCAAAGTGCCCGGATGCCCCTGACGAGTGGCTGAACATGGTGGCAAGCACTGGTATTGAGTCATTGCACAAACCAGTCGATGAGCTTCTAGTGTTTTGGGTAATGTCTGactag